Part of the Crossiella cryophila genome, GGGGACGGCATGGCCGCGATCTCCGCCGCGATCCGGCGTGCCGCGGCCCGCGGACCCGGGTCGGCGAGCAGGGCTTCGGCCAGCGTGGTCACGGCCTCGCTGGTGACGTCGTCCGGCAGCAGGCGGGCGCCCGCACCGGCGGTGACCACGGCCTCGGCGTTGCCGAACTGGTCGGCGGCCCGTGGCAGCAGGAGTTGCGGCAGACCGGCCTGGAACGCGCCCAGCATGGTGCCGCTGCCGCCGTGGTGCACGACCAGGTCGGCCCTGGGCAACAGATCCTGCTGCGCCACCCAGGACTCGACCCGCACGTTGCCGGGCACCTCGCCCAGTGCGGCGGCCGGCACGGTGGGGCCGGTGGTGACCAGCACGTCCACCGGCAGCGTCGCCAGTCCGAACAGGCTCTGCCGCAACAGTTCTGGGGTGGCGAACGCGGTGCCCAGGGTGAGGTAGACCAGCGGGCGGCGGCGGACCGGCGGTGGCGCGCCGGGCGGGGACCAGCCGACCGGGCGCAGCGGGATCCGGTCCGCGGTGGCCAGGAAACCGGGCGCTTGCACCGATTCCGGGCAGATGTCGAGCACCCGACCGCTGTGCAGGACAGTCGCGGCGTCCAGCCCGGCGTCCTCGACCAGCTCGGTGAAGACCCAGTTGATCATCTTCCAGGTGGGGCCTGGGTCGACCCGGCCGAAAGTGTGTGCCAGCACCGGAATCCCGGCCTGGGCCCCGGCCAGGGCCGCGCCGAGGGTGGTCACGTCGTGGATCAGGAGTTCGGTGCGGTGCCTGGCGAGCAGCACCGCCAGGTCCTCGGCCCACTGCCGGGCCATGACCTGGCCGAGCGCGTGCCCGACCTGCCGGTCCCCGGCCTGGACACCCGCCGCCGTGGCCGCCGCGAGCGCCTCGGGCAGGCCCATCCCGGCCGGTACCGCGGGCAGGCCGGCCGCGTGCAGCACCGGCAGGAACGGGGCTCCGGCAGCGAAGACGACGTCGTGTCCGGCCCGGATGGCGGCCTGGGCGAGTGGCACCAGCGGGTAGGTGTGGCCGTGGGCGGCCATCGCGGCGAACAGCAGGCGCATGTCAGCGCTCGAGCAGGCGCTGGAGGTCGGTGCGCAGGGCTTCGGCGGCCACCGGCGACCAGGCGGTGAACAGCTCGCGGAAGTAGTCGCCGTGCTTGGCCAGCAGGGTGGGGTCCTGCTCGATCACGTCGAGTTCGTTGACGATACTGAGGTCCACGAACTCGGCCAGCCGGTCACCGGAGAGCGTGCGCACCTCGCCGGTGAAACGGTCGGTGACCTCGCCGGTGGCCACCAGCCCTGGCCAGCTGCGATCCCGGTCGCAGGACCCGTACCGGTAGACCAGCTCCTCGGCGGCCGCGCCGATCAGGGCACGCAGCGGGGCGCGATCCTGCCAGTCGAGCAGGGCCAGGGCGAAGCCGTCGGTGCCGTAGGCGGCGTGGGTCAGCCCGGCCAGCTGGACGTCCTGACTGTGCCCCAGCCCGGCGAGGCGGTCCCGCACCCGGCCCAGGTGGGCGTACAGGGTGCCGCCGGGATGGGCGATCTCCTCGGTTCCCTTGTGCCGCAACCAGGCCAGCACCTCGGTCTGCACGCTCATACAGCCAATCCTAAGCACCCGCTCCGCACCCCGCCGGCGTGTTGGCCGTTGTCGTACACAGTGTTGGCCGAACTGGTACGCCATTCGGCCAACACACCGCCCACAACGGCCAACACACCGCCCACAACGGCCAACACACCGTACGAGAACGGCCAACACGGGGGGTTGCTGCGACGGGACCGCGACATGTCCACCATCCGGTGGGGACAGGGCTGGAGGACGGTGGGGGGCATGAAACCCATCACTGGGCAACGGTCTCGACGAGTCGGCGGCGTTCTGCTTGCCGCTGTGCTGGCGGGCACGGTGGCCGGGGCCGGTACGGCGGCCGCCGGGACCGCCGAGGACCTCGATGTCACCGCCTACGACCTCACCCTGGATCACCGGCCCGAGGTCCAGACCCTGCGCGGCACGGCCGTGATCAGCGCCAAGGCCAGGACCGCGCTGGACCGCGTCACCCTCCGCCTCGCCGGGTTGCGGGTCACCTCGGTCACGGTTGACTCGGTCCCGGCGAAGTCCTTCGCGCACAACGCCGACGACGAACTCCGCATCACGCCCGCGACCCCGATCCGTCCCGGCGCGGACTTCCGGCTGCGGATCGAGTACGGCGGCACGCCCGGTCCCGGCTGGCTGGCCACCACCACCGGCGGGGCCAATGCGTTCCTTGGCAGCTCCCGGTCCTGGTTCCCGGTCCGTGACCAGGCCAGGGACAAGGCGGACTTCCACCTGGCGATGACCGTGCCGGCCGGCTGGGGCGTGGTCTCGGTCGGCCGGGAGGGACAGCGGGACGCCGGGTCGAGCACGTTCCACTGGGCCGAACCCGAGGTCGACCCCGACCACGTGAGCGTGTCCATCGACCGGTTCACCACCGAGCGCGGCGCCCTGGCCGACGGCACCCCGGTGGTCACCGCGTACGCGCCGGGCCTGCGGGCGGCGACCAAGCCCCTGGCCGACCGGCTGCCGGAGGTCCTCGACTTCCTCTCCGGCAAGTTCGGCCGCTACCCCTTCGACGCGGCGGGCAACGTCTTCCTCCAGGTCGGCGACGA contains:
- a CDS encoding DUF6817 domain-containing protein; protein product: MSVQTEVLAWLRHKGTEEIAHPGGTLYAHLGRVRDRLAGLGHSQDVQLAGLTHAAYGTDGFALALLDWQDRAPLRALIGAAAEELVYRYGSCDRDRSWPGLVATGEVTDRFTGEVRTLSGDRLAEFVDLSIVNELDVIEQDPTLLAKHGDYFRELFTAWSPVAAEALRTDLQRLLER
- a CDS encoding M1 family metallopeptidase, whose amino-acid sequence is MKPITGQRSRRVGGVLLAAVLAGTVAGAGTAAAGTAEDLDVTAYDLTLDHRPEVQTLRGTAVISAKARTALDRVTLRLAGLRVTSVTVDSVPAKSFAHNADDELRITPATPIRPGADFRLRIEYGGTPGPGWLATTTGGANAFLGSSRSWFPVRDQARDKADFHLAMTVPAGWGVVSVGREGQRDAGSSTFHWAEPEVDPDHVSVSIDRFTTERGALADGTPVVTAYAPGLRAATKPLADRLPEVLDFLSGKFGRYPFDAAGNVFLQVGDDAPATAPQTRPVYLGAGNPRYMTLETVVHEQAHQWYGISTAPRLPADSCLSECFASYAPWLWQEAKEGADLDTRYRQIVAAKRGEPAFWEPLYQPGVTPGITMYNKGPLALHALRRQLGEQAFDRLLRRWPQEHRASYADWPRFEALAKEVSGQDLDGFFTAWFRGATVPADVYLWPGPLKP
- a CDS encoding glycosyltransferase, coding for MRLLFAAMAAHGHTYPLVPLAQAAIRAGHDVVFAAGAPFLPVLHAAGLPAVPAGMGLPEALAAATAAGVQAGDRQVGHALGQVMARQWAEDLAVLLARHRTELLIHDVTTLGAALAGAQAGIPVLAHTFGRVDPGPTWKMINWVFTELVEDAGLDAATVLHSGRVLDICPESVQAPGFLATADRIPLRPVGWSPPGAPPPVRRRPLVYLTLGTAFATPELLRQSLFGLATLPVDVLVTTGPTVPAAALGEVPGNVRVESWVAQQDLLPRADLVVHHGGSGTMLGAFQAGLPQLLLPRAADQFGNAEAVVTAGAGARLLPDDVTSEAVTTLAEALLADPGPRAAARRIAAEIAAMPSPDRVVAELTG